Proteins from a genomic interval of Staphylococcus debuckii:
- a CDS encoding PolC-type DNA polymerase III — translation MTNQEKFKVLADQIKIANQLEPEILEQSELTRIDVSSKARTWLFQITLPHFLSHEDYLLFTHALTQEFKDIATVNWHFKVQDTMHQDEHAMKYFNHCIDQTGLSPKVKGQLKQKRLIMSGDVLKVMVSNDVERDYFHKACNGSLVKAYRQCGFDVNKIVFETDNDGQDADLASLEAYIQEEDQQSAKEATEKLEKMKAEKAKQQDNNESSVAKCQIGKPIQVDNVRSIESIIEEEFKVAIEGVIFDMNIKELKSGRHIVELKVTDYTDSLVLKMFTRKNKDDLEHFKALSVGKWVRAQGRIEEDTFVRDLVMMMSDIEEIKKTPKQDKADDKRVELHLHTAMSQMDGINNIGDYVAQAAKWGHPAIAVTDHNVVQAFPDAFAAAEKNDIKMLYGMEGMLVDDGVPIAYKPTDRILKDATYVVFDVETTGLSNQYDKIIELAAVKVHDGEIIDKFERFSNPHERLSDTIKNLTHISDDMLVDAPEIDEVLTEFKEWVGDAIFVAHNASFDMGFIDTGYERAGLGNYTNGVIDTLELSRTINTEFGKHGLNFLAKKYGVELTQHHRAIYDTEATAYIFIKMLKQVEELGVTNHKDINQSLSNEDAYKRARPSHVTILVQNQEGLKNLFKIVSESLVTYYYRTPRIPRSLLDEYREGLLIGTACDEGEVFTAVMQKDQSQVERIAKYYDYIEVQPPALYQDLIDRELIRDNKTMEEIYERLLKAGEAVNVPIVATGNVHYLNEHDGIARKILIASQPGNPLNRSTLPEAHFRTTDEMLDAFHFLGEEKAREIVIDNTQALADKIERVVPIKDQLYTPHMDGANEEIRELSYKNAHKLYGEDLPQIVVDRLEKELESIIGNGFSVIYLISQRLVKKSLNDGYLVGSRGSVGSSFVATMTEITEVNPLPPHYICPKCKKSEFFNDGSVGSGFDLPDKKCECGAEMIKEGQDIPFETFLGFKGDKVPDIDLNFSGEYQPEAHNYTKVLFGEDKVFRAGTIGTVAEKTAFGYVKGYLNDQGIHKRGAEVDRLVKGCTGVKRTTGQHPGGIIVVPDYMDIYDFTPVQYPADDQSSPWMTTHFDFHSIHDNVLKLDILGHDDPTMIRMLQDLSGIDPKTVPVDDKETMRIFSTPESLGVTEEEIMCKTGTFGVPEFGTGFVRQMLEDTKPTTFSELVQISGLSHGTDVWLGNAQDLVRSGTCDLSGVIGCRDDIMVYLMYAGLEPSLAFKIMEAVRKGKGLQEEWEEIMKENNVPDWYLDSCKKIKYMFPKAHAAAYVLMAVRIAYFKVHYPLYYYASYFTVRASDFDLITMIKDKEGIKSVVKDMYSKYMELGKKEKDVLTVLEIMNEMAHRGFRMQPISLEKSQAFEFIIEGDTLIPPFVAVPGLGENVAKRIVEAREEGPFLSKEDLNKKAGLSQKVIEYLDELGSLPGLPDKAQLSIFDM, via the coding sequence ATGACAAATCAAGAAAAATTTAAAGTTCTAGCTGATCAAATTAAAATTGCGAATCAGTTAGAACCTGAAATATTAGAACAAAGTGAGTTAACACGTATTGATGTGTCGTCAAAAGCACGCACATGGCTTTTTCAAATCACCTTGCCGCATTTCTTATCTCACGAAGATTATTTATTATTTACCCATGCTTTGACCCAAGAATTCAAAGACATTGCTACAGTGAATTGGCATTTTAAAGTTCAAGATACGATGCACCAAGATGAACATGCCATGAAATATTTCAATCACTGTATCGATCAAACAGGCTTATCACCTAAAGTTAAAGGTCAATTGAAACAGAAACGTCTAATTATGTCAGGGGACGTTTTGAAAGTAATGGTTTCTAATGACGTTGAACGCGATTATTTTCATAAAGCTTGCAATGGCAGTTTAGTGAAAGCCTATCGCCAATGTGGTTTTGATGTGAACAAAATCGTCTTTGAAACAGATAATGACGGTCAAGATGCGGATTTAGCATCGCTTGAAGCTTATATTCAAGAAGAAGATCAACAAAGTGCTAAAGAAGCTACTGAAAAATTAGAAAAAATGAAAGCTGAAAAGGCGAAACAACAAGATAATAACGAAAGCTCAGTCGCAAAATGTCAAATCGGTAAACCAATTCAAGTGGACAACGTGCGTTCAATTGAATCTATCATCGAAGAAGAATTTAAAGTGGCCATCGAAGGTGTCATCTTCGATATGAATATTAAAGAGTTGAAGAGTGGACGTCATATTGTCGAATTAAAAGTCACAGACTATACGGATTCACTCGTGCTTAAAATGTTCACGCGTAAGAATAAAGATGACTTAGAACACTTCAAAGCGCTAAGTGTTGGTAAATGGGTGAGAGCTCAAGGACGTATTGAAGAAGATACGTTTGTGCGTGACTTAGTTATGATGATGTCAGATATTGAAGAAATCAAAAAAACACCTAAACAAGATAAAGCAGATGATAAACGTGTTGAATTGCATCTGCATACTGCAATGAGTCAAATGGACGGAATTAATAATATCGGTGATTATGTAGCACAAGCAGCCAAATGGGGACATCCAGCCATAGCTGTGACAGATCATAATGTGGTACAAGCTTTCCCAGATGCTTTTGCGGCAGCGGAGAAAAACGACATTAAAATGTTATATGGGATGGAAGGTATGTTGGTAGATGACGGTGTACCGATTGCCTATAAACCGACAGACCGTATATTGAAAGATGCAACGTATGTCGTATTTGACGTTGAAACTACAGGGCTTTCAAACCAATATGACAAAATCATCGAGTTAGCCGCTGTTAAAGTACATGATGGTGAAATTATAGACAAATTTGAACGTTTCAGTAATCCACATGAACGTTTATCAGACACTATCAAGAATTTAACGCATATTTCTGATGATATGTTAGTAGATGCTCCGGAAATTGACGAGGTATTAACTGAGTTCAAAGAATGGGTCGGCGATGCGATTTTCGTTGCGCATAACGCATCATTCGATATGGGCTTTATTGATACAGGCTATGAACGTGCTGGGCTCGGTAATTATACGAACGGAGTGATTGATACCCTAGAATTATCTCGTACCATCAATACTGAGTTTGGTAAGCATGGCTTGAACTTCTTAGCGAAAAAATATGGCGTAGAACTGACACAACATCACCGTGCCATTTATGATACGGAAGCCACAGCATACATTTTCATTAAAATGTTGAAACAAGTAGAAGAATTAGGTGTAACGAACCATAAAGATATCAACCAATCATTATCTAATGAAGATGCATATAAACGGGCGCGTCCAAGTCATGTGACAATTTTAGTGCAGAACCAAGAAGGCTTGAAGAATTTATTTAAGATTGTCAGTGAATCTTTAGTCACATATTACTATCGAACACCACGTATTCCGCGTTCCTTGTTGGATGAATATCGTGAAGGATTATTGATTGGAACTGCTTGTGATGAAGGTGAAGTCTTCACAGCGGTAATGCAGAAAGATCAATCGCAAGTAGAACGGATTGCGAAATATTATGACTATATCGAAGTACAACCGCCTGCGTTGTATCAAGATTTGATTGATCGCGAATTGATTCGTGATAATAAAACGATGGAAGAAATTTATGAAAGACTTTTGAAAGCGGGAGAAGCGGTTAATGTACCGATTGTAGCTACAGGCAACGTGCATTATCTCAATGAACATGATGGGATTGCACGTAAGATTCTGATTGCTTCACAACCAGGTAATCCGCTGAACCGTTCAACGTTACCTGAAGCCCATTTCCGCACTACTGACGAAATGTTGGATGCTTTTCACTTTTTAGGAGAAGAAAAAGCACGTGAAATTGTAATAGACAATACACAAGCATTAGCTGATAAAATTGAACGCGTGGTTCCAATCAAAGACCAATTGTACACACCGCACATGGATGGTGCGAATGAAGAAATACGTGAATTAAGTTATAAGAATGCACATAAACTTTACGGTGAAGACTTACCGCAAATCGTAGTAGATCGTCTAGAAAAAGAACTTGAAAGTATCATCGGTAATGGATTCTCGGTTATCTATTTGATTTCGCAACGTTTAGTTAAAAAATCATTGAATGACGGCTACTTAGTAGGTTCACGTGGTTCAGTCGGTTCCAGTTTCGTAGCGACAATGACTGAGATTACCGAAGTTAATCCGCTTCCTCCTCACTACATTTGTCCAAAATGTAAGAAAAGCGAGTTCTTCAATGATGGTTCAGTCGGTTCCGGTTTCGACCTGCCAGATAAGAAATGTGAGTGCGGCGCTGAAATGATTAAAGAAGGACAAGATATTCCTTTCGAAACTTTCTTAGGGTTCAAAGGGGATAAAGTTCCTGACATCGACTTGAACTTCAGTGGTGAATATCAACCTGAAGCGCATAACTATACCAAAGTATTGTTCGGTGAGGATAAAGTATTCCGTGCCGGTACAATTGGTACTGTAGCAGAGAAGACTGCATTCGGTTATGTGAAAGGATATCTCAACGACCAAGGTATTCATAAACGTGGCGCAGAAGTCGATCGTTTAGTGAAAGGTTGTACAGGTGTTAAGCGTACGACTGGTCAGCACCCAGGCGGTATTATCGTAGTGCCGGATTACATGGATATTTATGATTTCACACCAGTTCAATATCCAGCCGATGATCAATCCTCACCTTGGATGACAACACACTTTGACTTCCACTCAATACACGATAATGTATTGAAACTCGATATTCTAGGACACGATGATCCGACAATGATCCGTATGTTGCAAGATTTGTCGGGTATTGATCCGAAAACTGTACCGGTTGATGATAAAGAAACGATGCGTATCTTCAGTACACCAGAATCTCTGGGAGTTACGGAAGAAGAAATTATGTGTAAAACAGGCACATTCGGTGTGCCAGAATTTGGTACAGGCTTCGTAAGACAAATGCTTGAAGATACTAAACCGACGACTTTCTCAGAACTGGTACAAATTTCTGGTCTGTCTCACGGTACCGATGTATGGTTAGGAAACGCCCAAGACTTAGTCCGTTCAGGTACATGTGACCTTTCTGGCGTTATCGGTTGTCGTGACGATATTATGGTTTACTTGATGTATGCAGGACTCGAACCGTCATTAGCCTTCAAGATTATGGAAGCTGTGCGTAAAGGTAAAGGACTGCAAGAAGAATGGGAAGAAATTATGAAAGAGAACAACGTGCCGGATTGGTACTTGGATTCTTGTAAAAAAATCAAGTACATGTTCCCGAAAGCCCATGCGGCTGCCTATGTCTTAATGGCCGTGCGTATTGCGTACTTTAAAGTACATTATCCGCTTTATTACTATGCAAGTTACTTTACGGTCCGTGCATCAGACTTTGATTTAATTACAATGATTAAAGATAAAGAAGGCATTAAGAGTGTCGTGAAAGATATGTATTCTAAATATATGGAACTTGGTAAAAAAGAAAAAGACGTCTTAACAGTCTTGGAAATTATGAATGAAATGGCACATCGCGGTTTCCGCATGCAGCCGATCAGTTTAGAAAAAAGCCAAGCCTTTGAATTCATTATTGAAGGAGATACTCTAATCCCACCGTTTGTTGCGGTTCCTGGATTAGGTGAAAACGTAGCAAAACGTATTGTAGAAGCACGTGAAGAAGGTCCGTTCTTATCTAAAGAAGATTTGAATAAAAAAGCCGGTTTATCACAAAAAGTTATTGAATACCTTGATGAATTAGGTTCATTGCCAGGTCTTCCAGACAAAGCACAACTATCAATTTTTGATATGTAA
- the rbfA gene encoding 30S ribosome-binding factor RbfA → MSRMRAERVGEQMKKELMDIINNKVKDPRIGFITITDVQLTNDLSLAKVYLTVLGNEKEVDDTFKALEKAKGFIKSELGSRMRLRIIPDLQFEYDHSIEYGNKIEKMIQDLHKKD, encoded by the coding sequence ATGAGTAGGATGAGAGCAGAACGTGTTGGTGAGCAAATGAAAAAAGAATTAATGGATATCATCAATAATAAAGTCAAAGATCCACGTATCGGCTTTATTACGATTACAGATGTTCAACTCACTAACGACTTATCATTAGCTAAAGTATACTTGACTGTATTAGGTAATGAGAAAGAAGTTGATGATACATTCAAAGCACTTGAAAAAGCTAAAGGATTTATTAAATCTGAATTAGGTTCAAGAATGCGTTTAAGAATTATTCCTGACTTACAATTTGAATATGATCATTCAATTGAATACGGAAATAAAATTGAAAAAATGATTCAAGATTTACACAAAAAAGACTAA
- the nusA gene encoding transcription termination factor NusA, protein MSSNELLLATEYLEKEKKIPREVLIDAIEAALITAYKKNYEAARNVRVELNMDEGTFKVIARKEVVDDVFDDREEVDISTALEKNPAYEIGDIYEEDVTPKDFGRVGAQAAKQAVMQRLRDAEREILYDEFIDKEEDIVTGIIDRVDHRYVYVNLGRTEAVLSEAERSPNESYIPNERIKVYVNKVEQTTKGPQIYVSRSHPGLLKRLFEQEVPEIYDGTVVIKSVAREAGDRSKISVYSDNPDIDAVGACVGSKGVRVEAIVEELGGEKIDIVQWNEDPKVFVKNALSPSQVLEVIVDEANQSTTVIVPDYQLSLAIGKRGQNARLAAKLTGWKIDIKSESDAREAGIYPVPEVEETDDEPTEDLTEEVVINQVDEEPDVEAEEAAEIEEAEATEEADTEELEDEAVASEIEEAEAEESAEEEAIEETFEKDSKKDVEE, encoded by the coding sequence GTGTCAAGTAATGAATTATTGTTAGCAACAGAGTATTTAGAAAAAGAAAAGAAAATTCCAAGAGAAGTATTAATTGATGCAATCGAAGCAGCTTTGATTACAGCTTATAAGAAAAATTATGAAGCTGCGCGCAACGTCCGTGTTGAATTAAATATGGATGAAGGTACTTTCAAAGTGATTGCACGTAAAGAAGTAGTAGATGATGTATTTGATGACCGTGAAGAAGTAGACATCAGTACAGCATTAGAAAAAAATCCAGCTTATGAAATCGGCGATATTTATGAAGAAGATGTAACACCTAAAGACTTTGGGCGTGTAGGTGCGCAAGCTGCTAAACAAGCAGTGATGCAACGTTTACGCGATGCTGAACGTGAAATTTTGTATGATGAGTTCATCGACAAAGAAGAAGATATCGTCACAGGTATTATCGACAGAGTCGACCATCGTTATGTATATGTTAATTTAGGACGTACAGAAGCGGTATTATCTGAAGCTGAAAGAAGCCCGAATGAAAGCTACATCCCTAACGAACGTATCAAAGTATATGTTAATAAAGTAGAACAAACTACAAAAGGTCCTCAAATCTATGTATCAAGAAGCCATCCTGGTTTATTGAAGCGTTTATTTGAACAAGAAGTACCTGAAATTTATGATGGTACTGTAGTGATTAAATCTGTAGCACGTGAAGCAGGTGATCGTTCTAAAATCAGTGTTTACTCTGACAATCCAGATATCGATGCTGTAGGCGCATGTGTAGGTTCTAAAGGTGTACGTGTGGAAGCAATTGTAGAAGAACTTGGCGGAGAAAAAATCGACATCGTTCAATGGAACGAAGATCCTAAAGTATTCGTTAAAAATGCTTTAAGTCCTTCACAAGTCCTTGAAGTCATTGTAGACGAAGCAAATCAGTCTACAACAGTTATTGTTCCAGATTATCAACTTTCATTAGCAATTGGTAAACGTGGTCAAAACGCTCGTTTAGCTGCGAAGTTAACTGGTTGGAAAATTGATATCAAATCAGAATCAGATGCTAGAGAAGCCGGCATTTATCCAGTTCCTGAAGTAGAAGAAACTGACGATGAACCAACAGAAGATTTAACTGAAGAAGTAGTCATCAATCAAGTTGACGAAGAACCTGATGTGGAAGCAGAAGAAGCAGCTGAAATTGAAGAGGCTGAAGCAACTGAAGAAGCGGACACAGAAGAACTTGAAGACGAAGCAGTAGCTTCAGAGATTGAAGAAGCAGAAGCTGAAGAATCTGCAGAAGAAGAAGCAATCGAAGAAACATTTGAAAAAGATTCTAAAAAAGACGTAGAAGAATAA
- the truB gene encoding tRNA pseudouridine(55) synthase TruB — protein sequence MDGILPVFKERGLTSHDVVFKLRKILHTKKVGHTGTLDPEVDGVLPVCVGNATKVSDYIMDMGKAYEAEVTIGFSTTTEDQTGEVLETKEVKADALSVEKIDQAIDSFKGEIEQIPPMYSSVKVNGRKLYEYARNNETVERPKRKVNIYEIQRTTEPQFHNGVCTFNLAIRCGKGTYIRTLATDIGKVLGYPAHMSCLTRVESGGFKIHDSLKLGEIETLFKQESLQERLFPIEYGLKGLPHIQISNPNMKKRILNGQKFNKSDFEEAIEGITVFMDSDSEKALALYIPHSEKNNEIKPKKVFN from the coding sequence ATGGATGGTATTTTACCTGTTTTTAAAGAACGCGGTCTTACAAGCCACGATGTAGTCTTTAAACTACGTAAAATTTTACATACTAAAAAAGTAGGTCATACGGGGACGCTTGATCCGGAAGTGGATGGTGTATTACCTGTATGTGTAGGGAATGCTACTAAAGTAAGTGATTATATTATGGATATGGGCAAAGCATATGAAGCAGAAGTTACAATCGGTTTCAGTACAACGACTGAAGATCAAACTGGAGAAGTATTAGAAACTAAGGAAGTTAAAGCAGATGCTTTGTCAGTTGAGAAAATTGATCAAGCAATCGATTCATTTAAAGGTGAAATTGAACAAATTCCCCCTATGTATTCTTCAGTAAAAGTGAATGGACGTAAACTATACGAATATGCACGTAACAACGAAACAGTCGAACGACCGAAACGCAAAGTAAACATTTACGAAATTCAACGTACAACAGAACCGCAATTTCATAATGGCGTCTGCACTTTTAATCTTGCTATTCGTTGCGGCAAAGGTACTTACATTCGTACATTAGCGACTGATATAGGAAAGGTATTGGGATACCCAGCGCATATGTCATGCTTAACGCGTGTTGAAAGCGGCGGCTTCAAAATTCATGATAGTTTGAAATTAGGCGAAATAGAAACACTTTTTAAGCAAGAATCATTACAGGAACGCTTATTTCCTATAGAATATGGATTAAAGGGATTACCGCATATTCAAATCAGTAATCCAAACATGAAAAAACGTATATTAAATGGACAGAAATTTAATAAAAGCGATTTTGAGGAAGCGATTGAAGGTATCACTGTATTTATGGATAGTGATTCTGAAAAAGCACTCGCGCTTTATATCCCACATTCTGAAAAAAACAATGAAATCAAGCCGAAGAAAGTTTTTAATTAA
- a CDS encoding VOC family protein, with the protein MLTNIWFNLGCDDLDKSMKFYKDIGFTIIQQPGQEGEMFGFKAQTGSPVMVVPRERFKQYIGKETTGNDVLISLSVKTEEEADELAKKVEAAGGVIKDAPKVRNNFYGFSFQDIDGHFFNIIVMA; encoded by the coding sequence ATGTTAACAAATATTTGGTTCAACTTAGGTTGCGACGATTTAGATAAGAGCATGAAGTTTTATAAAGATATCGGCTTTACGATTATCCAACAACCAGGACAAGAGGGAGAGATGTTCGGATTTAAAGCGCAAACAGGTTCACCCGTAATGGTTGTGCCTAGAGAGCGCTTTAAACAATATATAGGAAAAGAAACAACTGGAAATGACGTATTAATTTCCTTATCAGTGAAAACTGAGGAAGAAGCGGATGAACTTGCGAAGAAAGTAGAAGCGGCTGGTGGCGTAATTAAAGATGCGCCTAAAGTCAGAAATAATTTCTATGGCTTCTCATTCCAAGATATTGATGGACACTTTTTTAATATCATTGTAATGGCGTAA
- a CDS encoding YlxQ family RNA-binding protein, with product MNKSNILNFLGLAMRAGKVKSGESVILTEIKKRKVSLVILSEDASARTEKDISQKCESYQVPLRIFGTREELGQALGKSSRVNIAIMDNGFAKKLLSMIDE from the coding sequence ATGAATAAGAGCAACATCTTGAATTTTTTAGGATTGGCAATGCGCGCTGGTAAAGTTAAAAGCGGTGAATCCGTCATTTTAACTGAAATCAAAAAGAGAAAAGTCTCTTTAGTGATTCTTTCAGAGGATGCTTCGGCAAGGACTGAGAAAGATATCAGCCAAAAATGCGAAAGTTACCAAGTCCCATTACGTATATTCGGAACCAGAGAAGAACTTGGGCAAGCCCTAGGTAAATCATCTCGCGTGAATATCGCTATAATGGATAACGGTTTTGCCAAAAAGCTATTATCAATGATAGATGAATAA
- the rimP gene encoding ribosome maturation factor RimP produces the protein MSKITEQIEEIIQPVLDDLNFELVEIEFTKEGKDRFLRISIDKEGGVDLNDCTLASEKISEVMDEEDPIEQMYYLDVASPGAERPIKNDKAFRDAVDQPVFVSLYAPIEGSKEWLGVLQSVTDDHVVIKAQVKEKKKEVEIPRNKIAKARHAVLI, from the coding sequence ATGAGTAAAATCACTGAACAAATTGAAGAAATCATTCAACCCGTATTAGATGATTTGAATTTTGAACTCGTAGAAATTGAATTTACTAAAGAAGGTAAAGACCGCTTCCTCAGAATTTCAATCGACAAAGAGGGCGGCGTCGACTTGAATGACTGTACGCTTGCTTCTGAGAAAATCAGTGAAGTCATGGATGAAGAAGACCCGATTGAACAAATGTATTATCTTGATGTCGCATCACCAGGTGCTGAACGTCCTATCAAAAATGATAAAGCGTTCCGTGATGCTGTCGATCAACCTGTATTTGTTTCTCTTTATGCGCCGATTGAAGGCTCTAAAGAGTGGTTAGGTGTTTTACAATCTGTAACAGATGACCATGTTGTCATCAAAGCGCAAGTTAAGGAAAAGAAAAAGGAAGTTGAAATCCCTAGAAATAAAATTGCTAAAGCACGTCATGCAGTATTGATTTAA
- the rnpM gene encoding RNase P modulator RnpM has product MKKKKIPMRKCILSNEMRPKNDMIRVVINKEGEISADATGKKPGRGAYVSKDVALVEQAQKKGVLEKFFNSDAETLAPVYKEIIRLIYREEIPK; this is encoded by the coding sequence ATGAAGAAAAAGAAGATTCCAATGAGAAAGTGTATTCTTTCTAACGAAATGCGTCCCAAAAATGACATGATTCGTGTGGTTATCAATAAAGAAGGAGAGATTTCTGCGGATGCTACAGGTAAGAAGCCTGGGCGCGGTGCTTACGTTTCTAAAGACGTCGCACTTGTTGAACAAGCACAGAAAAAAGGCGTGCTTGAAAAGTTCTTCAACTCAGATGCAGAAACGCTTGCTCCTGTATATAAAGAAATCATACGTCTCATTTACAGAGAAGAGATTCCAAAATGA
- the infB gene encoding translation initiation factor IF-2 has product MSKQRIYEYAKDLNLKSKDVIDELKKMNVEVSNHMQALEPNEIKELDKKFKPGSSKDKQDNKAAQNNHKKHQNNNKDKNNNNGGNAKKNNNKKDNKTNHHNKNQKNNKNNKNNKNNKNQKQAPKQETVKEMPEKISYTEGITVGELAEKMNIESSNIVKKLFLLGIMANINQSLDDETVELIADDYGIEIEKEVVIDEEDLDIYFDDEEEDSDAIERPAVVTIMGHVDHGKTTLLDSIRNTHVTEGEAGGITQHIGAYQIENDGKKITFLDTPGHAAFTTMRARGAQVTDITILVVAADDGVMPQTIEAINHAKEADVPIIVAVNKVDKPTANPDRVMQELTEYGLFPEDWGGDTIFVPLSALSGDGIDDLLEMIVLVSEVQELKANPEKRAVGTVIEAELDKSRGPAASLLVQNGTLHVGDAIVVGNTYGRVRAMVNDIGKRVKSAGPSTPVEITGINDVPQAGDRFVTFSDEKQARRIGEARHEESILQQRQESKNVTLDNLFEQMKQGEMKDLNIIIKGDVQGSVEALAASLMKIDVEGVNVRIIHTAVGAINESDVTLANASNGIIIGFNVRPDSGAKRAAEQENVDMRLHRVIYNVIEEIESAMKGMLDPEYEEKVIGQAEVRQTFKVSKVGTIAGCYVTDGKITRNAGVRVIRDGIVVFEGQLDTLKRFKDDVKEVAQGYECGITIEKFNDIKVEDIIEAYEMVEIER; this is encoded by the coding sequence ATGAGTAAACAGAGAATTTACGAGTATGCAAAAGATTTAAATTTAAAAAGTAAAGATGTTATTGATGAATTGAAAAAGATGAATGTAGAGGTGTCTAACCATATGCAAGCGTTAGAGCCTAACGAAATCAAAGAATTAGATAAAAAATTCAAACCAGGTTCATCTAAAGATAAGCAAGATAATAAAGCTGCTCAAAATAATCACAAAAAACATCAAAATAACAATAAAGATAAAAACAACAATAATGGCGGCAACGCTAAAAAGAATAACAATAAGAAAGACAACAAGACAAATCATCATAATAAAAATCAAAAAAATAACAAAAACAATAAAAACAACAAGAATAATAAAAATCAAAAACAAGCACCTAAGCAAGAAACTGTAAAAGAAATGCCAGAAAAAATTTCTTATACTGAAGGCATCACGGTGGGCGAATTAGCTGAGAAAATGAATATTGAATCATCTAATATCGTTAAGAAATTGTTCCTATTAGGAATTATGGCGAACATTAACCAATCACTAGATGATGAAACGGTTGAATTGATTGCTGATGATTATGGTATCGAAATCGAAAAAGAAGTTGTTATCGACGAAGAAGACTTAGATATCTACTTCGATGATGAAGAAGAAGATTCAGATGCAATTGAACGTCCTGCAGTTGTAACTATTATGGGACACGTTGACCATGGTAAAACAACATTACTTGACTCAATCCGAAACACACATGTGACTGAAGGTGAAGCAGGCGGTATCACACAACATATCGGTGCTTATCAAATTGAAAATGACGGCAAAAAAATCACTTTCTTAGATACACCAGGACATGCTGCCTTCACAACAATGCGTGCACGTGGTGCACAAGTTACTGATATTACAATTTTAGTAGTAGCTGCAGATGATGGTGTAATGCCTCAAACAATTGAAGCCATCAACCATGCTAAAGAAGCCGATGTACCAATTATCGTAGCAGTTAATAAAGTTGATAAACCAACAGCGAATCCTGATCGCGTAATGCAAGAGTTGACTGAATATGGTTTATTCCCTGAAGACTGGGGCGGCGATACAATCTTCGTACCACTTTCTGCCTTAAGCGGAGACGGTATTGATGACTTGCTTGAAATGATTGTCTTAGTTTCAGAAGTACAAGAATTAAAAGCTAATCCAGAAAAACGTGCTGTAGGTACTGTAATTGAAGCAGAACTTGATAAATCTCGCGGACCTGCCGCTTCATTACTTGTTCAAAACGGTACATTGCATGTCGGTGATGCGATTGTAGTCGGCAACACTTACGGCCGTGTACGTGCAATGGTTAACGATATCGGTAAACGTGTTAAATCTGCTGGCCCTTCAACACCTGTTGAAATTACAGGTATCAACGATGTACCGCAAGCTGGTGACCGCTTCGTTACCTTCTCTGATGAAAAACAAGCACGTCGTATTGGTGAAGCACGTCATGAAGAAAGTATTCTTCAACAACGTCAAGAAAGTAAAAACGTGACACTAGATAACTTGTTTGAACAAATGAAACAAGGTGAAATGAAAGACCTTAACATCATTATCAAAGGTGACGTACAAGGTTCTGTAGAAGCACTTGCTGCATCATTAATGAAAATTGATGTTGAAGGCGTTAACGTACGTATCATTCACACTGCTGTGGGTGCAATCAACGAATCTGACGTGACATTAGCAAATGCTTCAAACGGTATTATCATCGGATTTAACGTACGTCCTGATTCAGGTGCAAAACGTGCTGCAGAACAAGAAAATGTAGATATGCGTTTACACCGTGTAATTTATAACGTAATTGAAGAAATTGAATCAGCAATGAAAGGTATGCTTGATCCTGAATATGAAGAAAAAGTCATCGGACAAGCTGAAGTTCGCCAAACATTCAAAGTGTCTAAAGTCGGTACAATTGCTGGTTGTTACGTGACTGACGGCAAAATCACTCGTAACGCTGGTGTACGTGTCATCCGTGACGGCATCGTAGTCTTTGAAGGCCAATTAGATACATTGAAACGTTTCAAAGACGACGTTAAAGAAGTTGCGCAAGGTTACGAATGTGGTATTACAATTGAAAAATTCAACGATATTAAAGTAGAAGACATCATTGAAGCTTATGAAATGGTAGAAATCGAAAGATAA